A genomic window from bacterium includes:
- the secY gene encoding preprotein translocase subunit SecY codes for MPTRAGVMLDTLKTMWKVREVRNAILFVLGMLAIFRFLAHIPVPGVDVAALEQFFASSAILGLLNVFSGGTMENFSIVALGVAPFITASIIFQLLGMVIPAIEELQKEGEYGRRKINQYTRLLSIPLSIMQGFGLMTLVRQSNAAILPDLSIMQTVMLLTTVTAGTVFLMWLGELISEKNVGNGISLMIFAGIISILPQAVQQTALTFDVSRLVQLLVFVILAIVTIIGVVALTEAQRNIPVSYARRVRGMRMVGGLNTHLPLRVNMAGVIPIIFAISIILFPPLLGQFFIHAKTAWIARGAELMITIFQNQVFYGIAYFSLVFIFTFFYTAVVFHPQQIAENLQKQGGFIPGIRPGRATAEYLQFVTNRIIFFGAASLGLIAILPILTQPLIPGAAQLTTIVGGTSLLIIVSVVIESVKQVGSQLTMREYEGL; via the coding sequence ATGCCGACGCGTGCAGGAGTTATGCTCGATACGCTCAAGACCATGTGGAAGGTGCGCGAGGTCAGGAACGCCATCCTGTTCGTCTTGGGCATGCTCGCCATTTTCCGATTCCTCGCGCACATTCCGGTGCCCGGTGTTGATGTTGCAGCACTCGAGCAATTCTTCGCGTCGAGCGCAATCCTCGGACTCCTCAACGTCTTTTCCGGAGGCACCATGGAGAACTTCTCCATCGTCGCGTTGGGTGTAGCACCGTTCATCACCGCGTCCATCATCTTCCAGCTCCTCGGGATGGTCATTCCGGCGATCGAGGAACTCCAGAAGGAGGGCGAGTACGGTCGGCGGAAGATCAACCAGTACACGCGTCTCCTCTCCATCCCGCTCTCCATCATGCAGGGGTTTGGACTCATGACGCTCGTGCGCCAGTCCAATGCGGCAATCCTCCCGGACCTCAGCATCATGCAGACCGTCATGCTCCTCACGACGGTGACCGCGGGCACGGTATTCCTCATGTGGCTCGGCGAGCTCATCTCGGAGAAGAACGTCGGCAACGGCATTTCGCTCATGATTTTCGCTGGCATCATCTCGATACTCCCGCAGGCCGTCCAGCAGACGGCACTCACGTTTGATGTTTCGCGGCTCGTACAGCTCCTCGTCTTCGTCATACTCGCGATCGTGACGATCATTGGCGTGGTCGCGCTCACCGAGGCACAGCGGAACATCCCCGTCTCCTACGCGCGGCGCGTTCGCGGGATGCGCATGGTGGGGGGGTTGAACACGCACCTGCCATTGCGCGTGAACATGGCCGGTGTTATCCCCATCATCTTCGCAATCTCCATCATCCTCTTCCCACCGCTCCTCGGGCAGTTCTTCATCCACGCGAAGACCGCGTGGATCGCGCGCGGTGCCGAGCTCATGATCACCATCTTCCAGAACCAAGTGTTCTACGGCATCGCGTACTTTTCCCTCGTGTTCATCTTCACGTTCTTCTACACTGCCGTCGTGTTCCACCCACAGCAGATTGCGGAGAATCTTCAGAAGCAGGGTGGTTTCATTCCAGGCATTCGGCCTGGCCGCGCGACAGCCGAGTATCTCCAGTTCGTGACGAATCGTATCATCTTCTTTGGCGCGGCATCCCTCGGTCTCATTGCCATCCTCCCGATCCTCACCCAGCCGCTCATCCCGGGCGCCGCGCAGCTCACGACGATCGTCGGCGGCACCTCACTCCTCATCATCGTCTCCGTCGTCATCGAGAGCGTGAAGCAGGTGGGGAGTCAGCTGACGATGCGCGAGTACGAGGGACTGTGA
- a CDS encoding SLC13 family permease, protein MAIAIATFVIAYLLLIDGYYRRTAVVLVASVFLLLTGIVTPLVAFRSIAWDVLGVFFGMLVLSDLFVESRMPAVIAAWISRKTASVAGAIFGLAACASVLSLVLENVAVVLIFAPVALALAKRLGTSAAPLLIGIAIAANLQAAALMVGDPPAMYLGTYAGLSFNDFLWHDGRPGIFFAVQLATMAALAMFWLLIRKHRAAVPSFPVEVPSTVMPTVLLVGVMVALPLVVLLASGTPHVTTYTVLTFAAVGWLWHLARHHLRAANGNEGGLVHTLFFHRMPRASEVGVARPLSQLQRRFLSIRDRFGGGHRLLRELDWETMLFLIGVFILVQGLVTTGAIDALAGWLAHVAGTSTLRTYVLLIVFAVVVSAFVDNIPFIVAMLPVASHLALGLGIDPFLLYGGLLLGTSVGGNITPIGASANIVAFRWLQRYADEPISFGGFVKFGLPMTLAAMIAAGVFGWFAWQ, encoded by the coding sequence ATGGCCATCGCCATCGCGACGTTCGTCATCGCCTACCTACTCCTCATTGATGGGTACTATCGTCGTACCGCTGTGGTGCTCGTCGCGTCGGTCTTCCTGTTGCTCACGGGGATCGTCACGCCGCTTGTCGCGTTTCGGTCCATCGCGTGGGATGTGCTCGGCGTGTTCTTCGGGATGCTCGTCCTCTCGGACCTCTTCGTGGAGTCGCGGATGCCGGCGGTGATCGCCGCGTGGATCAGTCGGAAGACCGCGAGTGTCGCCGGTGCGATTTTCGGACTCGCGGCGTGCGCGAGCGTGCTCTCGTTGGTCCTCGAAAACGTCGCGGTAGTGCTCATTTTTGCACCGGTTGCGCTCGCACTCGCAAAGCGGCTTGGCACGAGCGCAGCGCCGTTGCTCATCGGCATCGCCATTGCAGCGAACCTCCAGGCCGCGGCACTGATGGTTGGCGATCCTCCCGCGATGTACCTGGGGACATACGCCGGACTCTCATTCAATGATTTCCTCTGGCACGATGGCAGGCCTGGGATCTTCTTCGCCGTTCAACTCGCGACGATGGCCGCGCTCGCGATGTTCTGGTTGCTCATTCGCAAGCATCGTGCAGCCGTCCCTTCGTTTCCCGTTGAGGTACCAAGTACCGTGATGCCGACGGTGCTGCTCGTGGGTGTTATGGTGGCACTCCCGCTCGTGGTGCTGCTCGCGAGTGGTACGCCGCACGTCACGACGTACACGGTGCTGACGTTCGCCGCGGTGGGGTGGCTCTGGCACCTCGCGCGACATCACCTGCGAGCAGCGAACGGCAATGAGGGTGGGCTGGTGCACACGCTCTTCTTCCACCGTATGCCGCGTGCGTCGGAGGTAGGCGTTGCGCGCCCGCTCTCGCAGCTCCAGCGGCGTTTTCTCTCGATACGCGATCGGTTCGGTGGTGGTCACCGGCTGCTGCGTGAACTCGATTGGGAGACGATGCTCTTCCTCATCGGCGTGTTCATCCTCGTTCAGGGATTGGTGACCACGGGCGCAATTGATGCGCTCGCGGGATGGCTGGCGCACGTCGCGGGCACGAGCACGCTGCGTACGTACGTCCTCCTCATCGTGTTCGCGGTGGTGGTCTCTGCGTTCGTGGATAACATTCCGTTCATTGTCGCGATGCTGCCGGTCGCTTCCCACCTCGCGCTCGGCCTCGGCATTGATCCCTTCCTCCTCTATGGAGGGCTGCTCCTGGGCACGTCCGTGGGTGGAAACATCACCCCGATCGGCGCGAGCGCAAACATCGTCGCGTTCCGTTGGCTCCAGCGGTACGCGGATGAGCCGATATCGTTTGGCGGGTTCGTGAAGTTTGGGCTCCCCATGACGCTCGCCGCCATGATCGCTGCCGGTGTCTTTGGCTGGTTCGCGTGGCAGTGA
- a CDS encoding nucleoside monophosphate kinase, producing the protein MLGPQGSGKGTQARLLAAELGVPVVAPGKMFRQEIARDTALGRRVAPMIERGEMVPNAITNTMVRERLAQSDTAGGYILDGYPRDREELEAYDGFAEPFTHVVLLDLDDATAVERLAHRWICICGAPHSDRELTLSQGAEAACAACDGTLVHRSDDEPDAIRRRLRTYHAETKPVLVEARARGVLVEIDGSGTIDEVFGVVKNALGL; encoded by the coding sequence ATGCTCGGTCCCCAGGGGTCTGGGAAGGGGACGCAGGCCCGCTTGCTCGCCGCAGAGCTCGGCGTACCCGTCGTTGCACCCGGGAAGATGTTCCGGCAGGAGATCGCGCGCGACACGGCACTCGGGAGGCGTGTGGCACCGATGATCGAGCGCGGGGAGATGGTCCCGAACGCGATTACGAACACGATGGTGCGGGAGCGACTCGCGCAGTCGGACACCGCCGGCGGGTACATCCTCGATGGTTACCCCCGCGATCGCGAGGAGCTCGAGGCGTACGACGGTTTCGCGGAACCCTTCACGCACGTCGTCCTCCTTGATCTCGACGACGCAACAGCGGTCGAGCGCCTCGCGCACCGGTGGATCTGCATCTGCGGAGCGCCGCACTCCGATCGGGAGCTCACGCTCAGCCAGGGCGCGGAAGCCGCATGCGCGGCGTGCGATGGGACGCTCGTCCATCGGAGCGATGACGAGCCGGATGCCATTCGCCGTCGCCTCCGCACGTACCACGCGGAGACCAAACCCGTCCTCGTAGAGGCGCGTGCGCGGGGCGTGCTCGTGGAGATTGATGGGAGCGGGACGATCGATGAGGTCTTTGGAGTCGTGAAGAACGCACTCGGTCTATGA
- the map gene encoding type I methionyl aminopeptidase, whose translation MIARNAEDRKTLREGGKRLGRVLAACAAAAVPGVAIAELDMLAERLILEAGGRPAFKGYRPSRTSAPFPGTLCVSVNDEVVHGVPTRSITLAERDLVGLDIGMQWPSAGGLYTDTALTVCVGGCTPEQQRLVEVTERALAAGIAAAAVGSRISDIARAIQEIVEPAGFAIVRDLVGHGVGGAVHEDPQVPNYWDAHQVDTELLDGHVLALEPMVTAGGWRVVVDEDAWTIRTQDHSLAAHAEHTILITKSGTEILTRAA comes from the coding sequence ATGATCGCACGCAACGCAGAGGATCGGAAGACGCTCCGCGAGGGCGGCAAGCGGCTTGGCCGCGTGCTCGCCGCGTGCGCGGCGGCCGCGGTTCCCGGTGTGGCGATCGCAGAGCTTGATATGCTCGCCGAGCGCCTCATTCTGGAGGCCGGTGGGCGTCCAGCGTTCAAGGGGTACCGCCCGAGCCGTACGTCCGCGCCGTTTCCGGGGACGCTCTGTGTCTCGGTGAACGACGAGGTGGTCCACGGCGTTCCGACGCGCAGCATCACGCTCGCGGAGAGAGATCTCGTGGGGCTCGATATCGGAATGCAGTGGCCAAGCGCGGGCGGACTCTACACCGATACCGCGCTGACGGTGTGCGTCGGTGGTTGCACACCGGAGCAGCAACGCCTCGTGGAGGTAACGGAGCGCGCGCTCGCCGCAGGCATTGCCGCTGCCGCCGTCGGCAGTCGCATATCCGATATCGCGCGCGCGATTCAGGAGATCGTCGAGCCGGCGGGTTTCGCGATTGTCCGCGATCTCGTTGGTCACGGCGTCGGTGGTGCGGTGCACGAGGACCCGCAGGTTCCCAACTACTGGGACGCGCACCAGGTGGACACGGAGCTCCTCGACGGCCATGTCCTCGCGCTCGAGCCGATGGTGACGGCAGGTGGGTGGCGCGTCGTAGTGGACGAGGATGCGTGGACGATTCGCACGCAGGATCATTCCCTCGCCGCACACGCCGAACACACGATTCTCATTACGAAATCCGGTACGGAAATTCTTACCCGCGCCGCGTGA
- a CDS encoding RuvX/YqgF family protein: MVILGVDYGSVKVGLAIAAGLVAAPLRVVPAQDARFLREELRRAIVEYDVGMVVVGMPKEDRERVEAFVAWLRRELTQPVVVEDEQLTTQFAKRLMRGWKGKAEDDAIAAALIAQTYIERSAEGM; encoded by the coding sequence ATGGTTATCCTCGGCGTTGACTACGGATCGGTGAAGGTGGGGTTGGCGATCGCTGCGGGTCTGGTTGCTGCCCCGCTGCGCGTCGTCCCCGCACAGGATGCCCGTTTCCTTCGCGAGGAGCTCCGGCGCGCCATTGTGGAGTACGACGTGGGGATGGTCGTCGTCGGGATGCCGAAGGAGGACCGCGAGCGCGTGGAGGCGTTCGTCGCATGGCTCCGGCGCGAGCTCACGCAGCCGGTTGTCGTGGAGGACGAGCAGCTCACCACCCAGTTTGCCAAGCGGCTCATGCGCGGTTGGAAGGGGAAAGCCGAAGACGACGCGATCGCCGCCGCGCTCATCGCTCAGACGTACATCGAGCGGAGCGCGGAAGGAATGTGA
- the recO gene encoding DNA repair protein RecO: MTYAATAIILRRQDAHEWDRLYTVYTREYGKLLLVGKGTRRPRAKLASHLEPFGETEIEAARGRQIDRVTFARAIRTNDVFASSHEHLACASFLCESVDVLTKQGHPDLACYDLLREALLLLPTLPAGDRGIIPAFILRLMSILGYAPALASCIECRATLAQQTAVAVPHRGGVLCERCAPPAERVLLPPRDRTVIETLCRSLLPMPVSSAVAAFATDLLAAHLPYAMRTPLTGATGSATVAMS; the protein is encoded by the coding sequence ATGACCTACGCCGCAACCGCCATCATCCTCCGGCGGCAGGATGCGCATGAGTGGGATCGCCTCTACACCGTCTACACTCGCGAGTACGGGAAACTCCTGCTCGTGGGGAAGGGGACGCGACGTCCGCGTGCAAAACTCGCGAGTCACCTCGAGCCATTCGGCGAGACGGAGATCGAGGCCGCGCGTGGGCGTCAGATTGACCGCGTCACCTTCGCTCGTGCCATCCGAACAAACGATGTGTTCGCTTCGTCCCATGAGCACCTCGCGTGTGCGTCGTTCCTCTGCGAGTCCGTGGACGTCCTCACGAAGCAGGGCCATCCCGACCTCGCCTGCTACGATCTCCTCCGTGAAGCGCTCCTTCTGCTCCCGACGCTCCCCGCGGGAGATCGCGGTATTATTCCCGCGTTCATCCTGCGTCTCATGAGTATCCTCGGCTACGCACCCGCGCTCGCTTCGTGTATCGAATGCCGTGCGACGCTGGCGCAGCAGACCGCTGTCGCGGTGCCTCATCGCGGAGGCGTCCTGTGCGAGCGGTGTGCACCGCCAGCGGAGCGCGTGCTGCTCCCGCCACGCGACCGCACCGTCATCGAGACGCTCTGCCGTTCCCTCCTTCCGATGCCCGTGAGCAGTGCCGTTGCCGCGTTCGCCACGGACCTCCTCGCGGCGCACCTCCCGTACGCCATGCGGACGCCCTTGACGGGCGCGACGGGCTCTGCCACAGTGGCCATGTCGTGA
- the aspS gene encoding aspartate--tRNA(Asn) ligase, with product MQETLRIVDVPQQVGTDVTIAGRVASRRDMGKIVFLDVRDRYGLLQVVLTPDVPVEDRHAPHPSVPGTPVTQKDVREGSYVRITGRVKQRGEKYVNPNIATGTVEMEAGQITIIATSQPFPFDPQDDLHIDTYLDHLPFTLRTDRGRAIFRVQAAIVEGFRSALTKRGFTEFHAPSIVGGSTEGGANVFTIDYFGKPAFLAQSPQFYKQIMVGIFERAFTVATAFRAELHATSRHLNEYCSLDFEFGPITDHRDVMRMQNDMLIDLVAHVRAVCADEIAVLGATLPEVPPTIPSLKLREAQEVLKREFGMDCVGEPDLEPEHERKLCEWSAREHSSDFLYVTHYPTAKRPLYTMPDPEDPEFTLSFDLLFRGVEITTGGQRIHDYEMLKGNIVKWGLDPAKFTYYLEAFQYGMPPEGGLAIGLERLTQKLLGLDNVKLATLFPRDIGRIDDRLSAG from the coding sequence ATGCAAGAAACACTTCGCATCGTTGACGTGCCGCAGCAGGTTGGCACAGACGTGACCATTGCCGGTCGGGTCGCATCGCGGCGGGACATGGGGAAGATCGTCTTCCTCGACGTTCGCGATCGGTACGGGCTTCTCCAGGTTGTCCTGACACCGGACGTCCCCGTCGAGGATCGCCACGCGCCCCACCCGAGCGTTCCCGGGACACCGGTAACGCAGAAGGATGTGCGCGAGGGCTCCTACGTCCGCATCACCGGACGCGTGAAGCAGCGCGGTGAGAAGTACGTGAACCCGAACATCGCGACGGGCACCGTGGAGATGGAGGCGGGTCAGATCACGATCATCGCCACATCGCAACCCTTCCCCTTCGATCCCCAGGACGATCTCCACATCGACACGTACCTCGATCACCTCCCATTCACGCTCCGTACCGACCGCGGGCGCGCGATCTTCCGCGTGCAGGCCGCTATCGTCGAGGGCTTCCGAAGCGCGCTCACGAAGCGCGGCTTCACGGAGTTCCACGCGCCGAGCATCGTCGGCGGCTCCACGGAGGGCGGGGCGAACGTCTTCACCATTGACTACTTTGGCAAGCCCGCGTTCCTCGCGCAGTCCCCGCAGTTCTACAAGCAGATCATGGTCGGCATCTTCGAACGCGCCTTCACCGTCGCCACCGCGTTCCGCGCCGAGCTCCACGCGACGAGTCGTCACCTCAACGAGTACTGCTCGCTCGACTTTGAGTTTGGCCCCATCACCGACCACCGCGATGTCATGCGCATGCAGAACGACATGCTCATTGATCTCGTCGCACACGTGCGCGCGGTCTGTGCGGACGAGATCGCCGTGCTCGGTGCCACGCTGCCGGAGGTGCCACCGACCATCCCATCGCTCAAGCTCCGCGAGGCGCAGGAGGTGCTCAAACGCGAGTTCGGCATGGATTGCGTCGGCGAGCCGGACCTCGAGCCCGAGCACGAGCGCAAGCTCTGCGAGTGGTCCGCACGGGAGCACAGCTCGGACTTCCTCTACGTCACGCACTACCCCACAGCCAAGCGTCCGCTCTACACCATGCCCGACCCCGAGGACCCCGAGTTCACACTCTCCTTTGATTTGCTCTTCCGCGGCGTCGAAATCACCACTGGCGGCCAGCGCATCCACGACTACGAAATGCTCAAAGGCAACATCGTGAAGTGGGGCCTCGATCCTGCTAAGTTCACCTACTACCTCGAGGCCTTCCAATACGGCATGCCCCCCGAAGGCGGCCTCGCCATCGGCCTCGAACGCCTCACCCAGAAGCTCCTCGGCCTCGACAACGTCAAACTCGCCACCCTCTTCCCGCGAGACATCGGGCGCATTGATGATCGGCTGTCGGCGGGATAG
- a CDS encoding cation-transporting P-type ATPase produces MEAKQQTLNDVLAALGTDGSGLTEGEVIRRRQRFGCNVLSERARPGALAHAVHELKNPILIVLAVAAIAAIAFGERVDGLFILATLVITAGFGMVMALRAERALDALRGFLHPKAIVVRGGHEVAVDTEELVPGDLLLLRRGMRIPADARTIEARSLEVDESMLTGESVPVQKTTLGGTGEHETLSQGTLVVEGQGVAVVTAIGAETTFASIAASLTEERERTPLQEQLAQFARVVAIVVTVAAVTLSAIGIARGLDAGEMLATAIAVAVAAVPEGLAVAITAILAVGTVRLARKQCLVRRIIAAETLGSVTIILTDKTGTLTEGRMRTVAVHLVDGGVGEVRVEPGMACVEACERMMVAAAIGTEVSIANPEAAPSDWEYLGSSTEAALVSAAGTAGVDVLRTRAATTILDRLPFSVERKYSATLIQRASTELIILGAPEYVTHAPLPQRILEELDVRAREGFRIVAAAGTPVSKKMTRIADLGDDLVDGAVLLGLFFIRDPLRQDAARAIAAAQQAGVRTIMVTGDHPATAKRIAEDAGLAAGEPVVMTGTELEGLSDTALHERIASVDIFARTSHAQKARLVAAWRARGEAVAVTGDGVNDAPALAAADIGIAMGSGTDVSREAADLVLLDNKYETIVEGIRGGRAMWDNIRKTANYLLISGFTELLLVGVSVFTGLPLLILPAQILWVNLLEDTLPAAALAFEPPESGIMDEPPRKRSASLFDPEMRAFVFGVGLVTDIFLIGAGFALYHITGDLDLTRTIVFGALAANSLFVIFAVRSRRRPIWRTRPWENPALLIAIAIAIALLLFGLLAPAVRPLLRTVHIPLWGWGIIIGLSVVNLVAVEAVKAVFRMRRSPV; encoded by the coding sequence ATGGAGGCAAAACAACAAACCCTGAACGATGTCCTCGCGGCACTCGGTACGGATGGGAGCGGCCTCACCGAGGGCGAGGTCATTCGTCGTCGGCAGCGATTTGGGTGCAACGTGCTGTCGGAGCGCGCGCGGCCGGGTGCGCTCGCGCACGCGGTTCATGAGCTCAAGAACCCCATTCTCATCGTGCTCGCGGTAGCGGCGATTGCCGCGATCGCGTTCGGCGAGCGGGTGGATGGTCTCTTCATCCTCGCCACACTCGTGATCACCGCGGGGTTTGGTATGGTCATGGCACTCCGTGCGGAGCGCGCGCTCGATGCACTCCGGGGATTCCTCCACCCGAAGGCGATCGTGGTGCGGGGTGGTCACGAGGTCGCGGTGGACACGGAGGAGCTCGTGCCGGGCGACCTTCTCCTCCTGCGGCGCGGGATGCGCATTCCCGCGGACGCGCGCACCATCGAGGCGCGATCGCTCGAGGTGGATGAATCCATGCTCACGGGAGAGAGTGTGCCGGTACAGAAGACGACACTCGGCGGAACAGGGGAGCACGAGACACTCTCCCAGGGCACCCTCGTGGTTGAGGGGCAGGGCGTTGCGGTGGTGACGGCGATCGGGGCGGAGACGACATTCGCGAGTATTGCCGCATCGCTCACCGAGGAGCGCGAGCGCACGCCGCTCCAGGAGCAGCTTGCACAGTTCGCCCGCGTCGTCGCCATCGTCGTGACGGTCGCGGCGGTGACGCTCTCCGCCATCGGCATCGCGCGGGGGCTCGATGCAGGTGAGATGCTCGCGACGGCGATCGCGGTCGCAGTTGCCGCGGTGCCCGAGGGCCTCGCGGTTGCCATCACCGCCATTCTCGCGGTGGGGACCGTCCGCCTCGCGCGCAAGCAGTGCCTCGTGCGACGCATCATCGCGGCTGAGACGCTGGGGTCGGTCACCATCATCCTCACGGATAAGACAGGGACGCTCACCGAGGGTCGCATGCGCACCGTGGCGGTTCACCTCGTGGACGGCGGCGTGGGCGAGGTGCGCGTAGAACCCGGCATGGCGTGCGTCGAGGCGTGCGAGCGCATGATGGTCGCTGCGGCGATCGGCACCGAGGTGTCCATCGCAAACCCTGAGGCCGCGCCATCGGACTGGGAGTATTTGGGGTCTTCCACCGAGGCCGCACTCGTCAGTGCCGCAGGTACGGCGGGGGTTGATGTGTTGCGCACGCGCGCGGCGACGACCATCCTCGATCGCCTCCCGTTCTCCGTCGAGCGGAAGTACTCGGCAACATTGATCCAGCGCGCGAGCACGGAGCTCATCATATTGGGCGCGCCAGAGTACGTCACCCACGCACCGCTCCCGCAGCGCATCCTCGAGGAGCTCGACGTGCGTGCGCGCGAGGGCTTCCGCATCGTCGCGGCTGCGGGCACGCCGGTGTCCAAAAAAATGACGCGCATCGCGGACCTCGGTGACGATCTCGTGGACGGCGCAGTGCTCCTCGGCCTCTTCTTCATCCGCGATCCGCTTCGGCAAGATGCTGCCCGTGCGATTGCCGCGGCGCAGCAAGCGGGCGTGCGGACGATCATGGTGACTGGAGATCACCCCGCCACCGCGAAGCGTATTGCCGAGGACGCAGGCCTTGCGGCCGGTGAGCCGGTCGTCATGACCGGCACAGAGCTCGAGGGGCTCTCCGATACGGCACTCCACGAGCGCATCGCATCGGTGGATATCTTCGCGCGGACGTCGCACGCGCAGAAGGCGCGGCTCGTTGCCGCCTGGCGTGCGCGTGGCGAGGCGGTCGCGGTGACCGGCGACGGTGTGAACGATGCTCCAGCACTCGCGGCGGCGGACATCGGCATCGCGATGGGGTCGGGCACGGATGTCTCCCGCGAAGCGGCGGACCTCGTCCTCCTCGACAACAAGTACGAGACCATCGTCGAGGGTATCCGTGGCGGGCGCGCGATGTGGGACAATATCCGGAAGACGGCGAACTACCTCCTCATCTCCGGCTTCACCGAGCTCCTCCTCGTGGGCGTGTCCGTCTTCACCGGTTTGCCGCTCCTCATACTCCCCGCGCAGATCCTCTGGGTGAATCTCCTGGAGGACACCCTGCCGGCGGCGGCGCTCGCGTTTGAGCCACCCGAGTCCGGCATCATGGACGAGCCGCCGCGCAAGCGATCCGCGTCGCTCTTTGATCCCGAGATGCGCGCGTTCGTGTTCGGCGTGGGCCTGGTGACCGACATCTTCCTCATCGGCGCAGGGTTCGCGCTCTACCACATCACCGGTGACCTCGATCTCACGCGCACGATTGTCTTTGGTGCACTCGCCGCGAATTCCCTCTTCGTCATCTTCGCGGTTCGGTCGCGTCGTCGCCCGATCTGGCGCACGCGTCCCTGGGAGAACCCCGCGCTCCTCATCGCGATTGCCATTGCGATTGCACTCCTTCTCTTTGGGCTCCTCGCGCCTGCGGTTCGGCCGCTCTTGCGTACGGTGCATATTCCCCTTTGGGGGTGGGGTATCATCATCGGCCTCAGCGTCGTAAACCTCGTTGCCGTGGAGGCAGTGAAAGCAGTATTCCGTATGCGTCGCTCTCCCGTATGA
- a CDS encoding YbaK/EbsC family protein: MNHPNPYACIVAKLERAGVTFKQHEHAPVRTSQEAATIRGTSIEEGAKALVCHVDKSRYVLAVLSAAFQADLPALRRKLGAKKLALASPEEVLRETGCEVGGVPPFGSCIGLMTYCDPSLRAHEHISFNAGLRTHSIVMRFVDYLAIEQPTVTPFAKQVPGAVQ, translated from the coding sequence ATGAATCACCCCAATCCCTACGCGTGCATTGTGGCCAAGCTCGAACGTGCAGGTGTGACGTTCAAGCAGCACGAGCACGCGCCGGTGCGCACCTCGCAGGAGGCCGCAACGATCCGTGGTACGAGCATTGAAGAAGGTGCGAAGGCACTCGTGTGTCATGTGGATAAGTCACGCTACGTGCTCGCGGTGCTCTCCGCCGCGTTCCAGGCGGACCTCCCCGCCCTCCGGCGGAAGCTCGGGGCGAAGAAGCTCGCACTCGCGTCGCCAGAGGAGGTGCTGCGGGAGACGGGGTGCGAGGTGGGTGGCGTGCCACCGTTCGGTTCGTGTATCGGTCTCATGACGTACTGTGACCCCTCACTCCGCGCGCACGAGCATATCTCCTTCAACGCCGGCCTCCGGACGCACTCCATCGTCATGCGTTTTGTGGATTACCTCGCCATTGAACAGCCCACCGTCACTCCATTCGCCAAACAGGTGCCTGGCGCGGTACAATAG
- a CDS encoding YbaK/EbsC family protein: MISKRLLNHLDKRGIAYAVVPHRKVFTAFDLAQTLDADPKHVAKTVLVRADRDLVLVSVPAHSRLDFARMKKVLGAKQVTLASERAMEQLKIKEGTTPPFASFFKIACVLDSGLAKCKTMLCRSGSHTESLDCSVANYIASEEPTIAKVSERAKRAPAKRRAPVKAKRAPAKAKRTTAKRPTKRKAVRRKPAARKRS, translated from the coding sequence ATGATCTCCAAACGTCTTCTCAATCACCTCGATAAGCGGGGTATCGCCTATGCGGTTGTGCCGCACCGGAAGGTCTTCACCGCGTTTGATCTGGCGCAGACCTTGGATGCGGATCCCAAGCACGTCGCGAAGACCGTCCTCGTCCGCGCGGATCGTGACCTCGTGCTCGTGAGTGTTCCGGCACACAGTCGGTTGGACTTCGCGCGGATGAAGAAGGTGCTCGGCGCGAAGCAGGTGACGCTCGCGTCGGAGCGGGCGATGGAGCAGCTGAAGATCAAGGAGGGGACGACACCACCGTTCGCATCGTTCTTCAAGATCGCCTGCGTGCTCGACAGCGGATTGGCGAAGTGCAAGACGATGCTCTGCCGATCTGGCAGTCACACGGAATCGCTCGACTGCTCCGTTGCGAACTACATTGCGAGCGAGGAACCGACGATTGCGAAAGTGAGCGAGCGCGCGAAGCGAGCACCGGCGAAGCGGCGTGCGCCTGTAAAAGCGAAGCGTGCACCGGCGAAAGCGAAGCGGACGACCGCGAAGCGTCCCACGAAGCGGAAGGCGGTCCGCAGGAAGCCCGCAGCGCGGAAGCGGTCGTAG